A region of the Vigna unguiculata cultivar IT97K-499-35 chromosome 9, ASM411807v1, whole genome shotgun sequence genome:
atatatatatatatatattaaattttataataaatgagaGTTAActatgttattaatttttatactttgatataaaattaaaatttgttcatatttattttgatataatattgtatttaaatttaaaaattaaataaatataattttttaattgtataatattaaaattttacatatatcaaataatattttaaattttaattaaatttaaaaggattatattttattttaaaatttaatgacaaaACTGTATTTGGAATAAAACTAAATTCTAATTTCagttacaaattaaaaaaatacaaacatatttaattataaataaatataatcaaaatattattattttaagaattaaatatgtttttatctttcatattttagtaaaatttaaaattaattctttttgaaactccttttatttttagaaatgtgtgaatttaattttattaaccaaattttattaagtttatatgcATTTTAAGTATATTTCATGATatgatttgaattgtttacagacatatttttgtttcaatgttaactcaaatattattataaaacttgTCGTCAAATCAACTTAACagaatttggttaaaatgactaaaattacatatttctaaaattggaggactaaattatgccaaaattttaaagagagattaatttcaaaattcactacaaaaatatatttaagcctattttaaattgtaaaaacttatttgttaaatgtgtttgaactttaacaaaattcgattaaaatgattaaatccacacatttttaaagtttaaaatttaaattaaaccaaaattaaaataaaaaaccaattctaatttttattaaaagttaaataaaaatatatttaatccttattttattttaaatggtaaaaatttatttatatgaaaaatatcaCAGGCCGACGATAAAGAGGCAAAGTAAAAAAGGCATAGGTGCATGCACAGCATTTAGTACTAGTTTTGAAATAACCGAAGGGGTCATCGAAATGCGTAAAGAGAAGTAAATAAAGAGAAgatgaaagagagagagagagagagagaccgTATACGGAAGAGGACCATACGGCTTGTCCGACAGAGCCACGGAGAGCACCAACTGGTGGTCCCCACTCCAACTCCTATGTGGTGGGCCCCACATGTCCCTCCcaatcttcttttattttctctgttGCTCTATTTTTCTACTCCTCTTCCTAACCAGACATTATAGTCACTTATGTCCCTCAAACTCACCAACCTGCCCCTACTTGCCTACGACCAACAACAATCGATTATGGCCCTTAaattatctattatctattatctttttattttcactttcttttttctttttatttcttctaaccATCCAAACAATCACTTCTCATTCGTTTCTTTCCGCCTTCatctttttttcaaatcaaacaaaaaaagttGAAACTCCACCATAatctcatcatcatcaaattatggcctcaaattttttttcctcaaaaacataataacactaacacattttatttgaacaaaatgtgtattttacgcatttttttaatttcaaattttattttaagaaattaatcacctgtaattaatttattaaagttctatcattacattttctttaaatgtttaaatCGTGGTGGATGCAAAAACTTTTtctctaaatatttaaatattacactatattcaaaatttaattattcatgaAAATTCGgttcacttgatagtgaaattgAAAGAGAATGAAAAGTTAACGCTTATAAGTTATGAATTCAActcttacaaaatatattttatcagtAAAACATTAACCGCtaacatttattataaaaaataattattaatgtataatactcataattgttgataattatgtaaaagaaaatattatttcataatatttatcaGTTTATTAGGGTTTAGTATCTATAATcccttttattttaacttattaactAACTTTTTAGTTCTATCAAACATGATTTCTTTCATAAAAATGCCGATAGTTTAAGACCTCTTTGTAATATAAACACGTCATTTGCAAAACAAATTTAcgaattattttttcaataaatcaaCCGCTTTcaactataaaatttatttgaggacgagttaaaaacaaaacagttaataaaatattaaaagtatgaCAGTTTTGGTAGGAcgaataaaaagtattatttgatataaaatGTAAACGAAACATCGTAAATGATTAAGTGCATAATTTAAGAGAGGTGGTTTAATAATTAAAGACGTGAGGAGTGTTGGCTTAATAATTAAAGTGATGATGAATCTTTTATCTTCATTACTTTAGGGTTCAAACTCATCAATCATtcaaaaaacttttaattatccttctaaataaaaaaaaattcattaaaagtataaaaaaaaaaccctaagaaatgaagaaattaaaataccgaACTTAACTTACAGTTATAACCTAGGAGACGAAGCGAAAGAAGGCGCGTGAAATTGAAAGTGTGTTGCATTATTTAGGGGGTTTCTATATATGAAGTAGTACTAGTGGTGTATAAAAAGAAGGCAGATGTGATTATTTTGGTGTAAGTTTTGAGTAGACAGAAACATTTGATTGTTGTGATGTGTGCGTAGAGAAAGAGTAGAAAGTAGAAAGCTGCACGTGGTGCGTGGGGAGTGGGGGTTGGTTGGGTGGCACAACACAAGGGTGGGGTAAAGTGAAGGAGTGAATGGTAAAAACAAATGGCAAGAGTGGGGAATGTGGGAGAAAGACAAGGGCAAAAGAGGAAAAGTCATACGTAGCTGTCGCTGTCACACAGACCCGGTTTGTCTCCTCGGAAGTGGATCTTCGCACGTTACGAATACCAATGTAAAGAGACTAATGTACCCAACCCAACACATTGCTCTCCCCTGCATATGCCTTCACCCCTCACCACCCCAACCCAAATTATCCCAAACTATCATCTTTCTCTGCTACCAAACATCACACTTAACTATACTataactttctttcttttttcctaataaatttctattaataGGTAATAATGAGTAAAATTAATAAGTCCCGTTTCATTTAAAAGTTAatagtttaaataatatttttttatttttatcttctaaaatatcttttaaaattacgAGGACTAGATGAAAACCAAGAAAGTATTTAAAAGATCTTTACAAAATTACCTATTAATAGAAATCTTTAATGGACTAAGATTCAAACATGTGTATGTGTAAGATATCAACTTTATCTTTACTCATTATATTGGTCTTTTGTTTGTCTTGTTACTACCAACTATAACTatttctcctctctctctctctctctctctctcatttGGTGCAGGCACTTGATTGGAAGTTGGAAATCAACAAAACTtaactctctctttctctttctctttctctttctctgcGCTTGCGCTGgttaaaattttgttcttttcacCGAGCCTGGGAGCTTCTTCTCCTCGGTCCTGATTTTCTTCCTCCGGATATCAGCTTCTGTAGGCGAGAGGGGAGGGACTGAATGGTGCGAAAAATTTACAATGTGGTAGCCTCATTTACCGTTTAAGCCATGATAATGAAGTTTTCCTCACTTGGGTGTTCCGCGAATTGGTGCATTTGTTGAGAGGTTTAGGCCGTTACTGGATCTGCATTTGGGTGCAGGAGGGTTGGGAAAAAGGTTGAACTTTGATGGTTTTGAGAGGTGGTGGGTGTGAGCCACATGAAGAACTTGAGGTGGCACAAGCAAATTTCCAACAGTGGCAAGTTGGGGAGAAGGCTTTCACTTGGGGAGTACAACCGCGCAGTGTCATGGTCTAAGTATCTGGTGTCTCCGGGGGCTGAGATAAagggagaaggagaagaagaatggAGTGCAGATATGTCTCAGTTGCTCATTGGATCCAAATTTGCCTCTGGCAGACACAGCAGAATCTACAGAGGGGTTTACAAGCAAAAAGATGTCGCAATTAAGCTCGTCAGTCAACCGGAGGAGGATGAGGATTTGGCTGCTTTTCTTGAGAAGCAATTCACTTCTGAGGTCTCTTTGCTCCTTCGATTAGGCCACCCAAATATCATTACTGTAAGTTTATCTCTCTTCCGCTGTGTCCTTTTCTATCCACATGGATTCATATAATTGCTTCATAATCATGTTCTTTTGCATGTGGTCAGAAGTTTGATCTCCTTGGTGATGTGTAAGAAATAACATGAACTGGTCAGAAGTCTCTAAATCTTCGTCACAAAATATCATGACTTTACcagaaaagtaaaagaaatgttgtgttttgttttcttcagtTATTGTTCTGTTCGTGTATCTGTCTTATTATTAATGTTGGCATAGAATAAGAGAGATGATTCTCTTGCTTACGTTGTTAGGAATATTTATTGGTGCCTCTTGAGAGGAAGATGCTGGCCTTCATACTTTGTCTAAATGTCCAATTCTCATTTGTTCTTCACCTTTTGAGTATAGCTTCTTTACCCCTTTGGTCTTTTCGACGGTTTTTGTCTTGCAATTCTAACTAGGTGTTGTGAAATTTCGTGAAGGAACTAGGAAGAACAAAAAAGGAATAGTTATCTGCAAAATGAAGTAATGGATTAGTTGGAAAAGTGGTGCAATAGTTATGAAGTTAAAACTGCCAAAGGTGCTTCCAATGAATGCTTCAGTGTATGGTTGCATTTCCATTTGTTGAAAAGTTTAAATTGAACATAAGAGCAGAGATTCGCCTTTGATTTAGGCTATTTCTTTAGCTAGTCATTTAATTACCCTCTCACCCCAATTATTCCAGAGTCTTGTGGTGGATCTTGTTGTTGATCAAGTATTGAGTTTTAGGAGCTCTGAGAGGAAAGTGTTTTAATTTAACTGTTTAATGCTTTCTCTTGAAAGTTGATAATGGCCTAACTAACACAGAAAGCAATAAAAACAGACATTAATGCTTAGATTTGCTCATTTTAAAGAGAAGAGAATGTTTGAAATACAAGACTTCTGCTGCTATAGAGACAGTAACCCTTCATCATGAActgttgatttttatttataatgcaGTTTATTGCTGCTTGCAAGAAACCTCCTGTGTTTTGCATAATCACTGAATATTTGGCTGGAGGTTCACTGGGAAAATTCCTGCACCACCAGCAACCAGATATACTCCCGCAAAAACTTGTTCTGAAGTTAGCCCTTGACATTGCAAGAGGGATGCAGTATCTTCATTCTCAAGGGATTCTTCATAGGGATCTCAAATCAGAGAATCTCCTCTTGGGGGAAGACATGTGTGTAAAGGTAGCAGATTTTGGTATCTCATGCTTAGAATCTCAGTGTGGCAGTGCAAAAGGATTCACCGGAACTTACCGTTGGATGGCGCCCGAAATGATCAAAGAAAAGCATCATACCAAGAAAGTAGATGTGTATAGTTTTGGCATAGTTCTATGGGAGCTTTTGACAGGAAAAACTCCATTTGACAACATGACTCCAGAGCAAGCAGCATTTGCAGTTTCCCACAAGGTTTGCATCAGAATTTACTTAAATTGTTTCACTCATACTCTTATTGtatttcttaaagaaaataagTGCTCATTGCATGGACTTGTATGAACCGATGTCTAACATGATCTTATTTGAATAATCATATTTGTCTGAAAAATTGGTGGTATGCACATGTTGTCTTATGTCTCAAATGCTTCAGTTCTTAGTAACATAATAGATTGCTTTATTAATTCATTGAATGACTCTAGGCATATTTAATCACTAAATTTATACATGAATCTGGTTAAATCAAGTGATGTTCTCTTATCTGTTGTCAAAGGTGAAAACAACAGAATGCCTTACCAGAAAGTTTGTAAAGAAAACTACTAGTAAAACACTTTCAAACAGTATTTTCtgacacatttttttgaatagATTGAAATTCATGTGGGTTCTCTCATTTGATGAGTCTCGTTTTCAAACTAGTTGGACCCACAAGAATTTCATCCCATAGAAAAGAACGTGTTAGAGAGAAAATGTGTTGGTAACACTGTTCATCGTTGTTAATTTCATGAATGCTgttaaagaataagaaaaagaaaatagttagaaAGAACTTGAGTACAGAAAAGGGCTTAAAAAGGAATGAAACTCCATCTCATCAACGTAGATTTTGTcaatatatcattataatagTACTATTGAGGATCTATTTCGTTCTCTATTATTCTAAAGTTGTTTTCTTACTGATCCTTTGTTAGTGGGAACAGTTTTCCATTGTATTATTTGTTTACACGTAGATCAAACATGGGCATGCATGATTATTATCTATGTAAAAAAAGTTGATATTGTTCCTCATAAAAATCTTTAATATCCATCGTTGTATGCATATACACATATACTTGTGTTTTCGTTTTCACTATCTGCTTTAACACTATCATGTCTCTATGCATTCTCTATGCATGCACTTGGCTATATAACCCCATTTTGATGGTTTATGTGCCCGAATCTTTCTCAAGAGTGTTGGCGTGGTGGGCAACAATTATTCTCTGTCTATGATCTTTACAGAACATGTGGTTGTGTTTGTGATATGATAGCCTTGTTCATCCAACCTCATTTACAACATTGAATTACGATAaccttagatttttttttcttcatttgccTGACATCTGCATGATGGTTACTTTTCCAACATTTAAGATATGGCATAGTGTTAGATATaacattatttatgaaaatcaatgatTGCTACCACCTCTGCTTCACTGTCACATGCACACCACATCAGAACAAGCTGCCACATAATTGACTCACTAATTGATACACAagcttttattttatctttttttttctcatttttctgaTATTACTTCCAACCAATCACAGATGCAAGAAACATACACATAGTCCATTCCAACTTTTCTCGTTCATTGTCTTTGCACATGCTTCACTATCCTAGAGATATTCTTTGAATCTAAAGAGAATACTTAAAATATACATGCCATTAAGTAAAGGCGGTTTATGTTTGTACTGTTTTGCCTTTGGTATGTTCCACCTACCGGACTCATCAAACTCAGCAATAATCTATCTTCATATCttcaatttaactttttattttatagttttacaGTATCTACCAGTAAAAAATAATGGGTTCAATCTGGTTTAAGGCAATTGTTCAACAAAGTACATGTCTTAGACGATAATAATAGAAATACTGGTTTAAGGTATGTCTGGGTAACTTTTttccaaaaacaaagaaatggaATAACCCTTATGTAAACTAAAATCAACTTGGGTATAATCTTTTGTTAATTTGTCGAAAAATGCAAACTTTTAACTTAAGCCAACCCTTATTAAGCAAACTTTTGTTAACTATGGAAGGTTCTCTTATGGATTAAGTGattttttgtatgaatgttgAAACTGAGTTTGATGGATTTTTTGTGTGTAGAATGCAAGACCACCATTGCCATGTGAGTGTCCTTGGGCATTTAGTGATCTGATCAATAGATGCTGGTCAAGCAACCCAGATAAAAGGCCTCATTTTGATGAGATAGTTTCGATTTTGGAGTTCTACACAGAATCACTTGATCAAGATTCAGAGTTTTTGTCAACTTACAAACCAAGTCCTAGCAGTAGTAGTAGTAACACCATTCTTGGGTGCCTCCCAAAATGCAATGCACGCCATAAATTTGGTGCTTGCAAAGCTTAgcattactaatggatgatgcTATTATTTCTCAGTTGTGTGACTATCAAcaattgtattatattatattaaaacctATGGGAAGAAAAAAAGCTTGTTCAATTAACAAACGCAATTCTCTTCCTCTTCAAGACTAAGTAAGAAAATGTGTTCCATCCATCCATCAATTGTTTTCATTTCTATAGTAAAGATATATAAGTTATTAATGGCTAAATGTATCatcttttttttactttgaattCTCTCTTCTCTGATTTTTTTTAGGGTTAGATGTGATGTTTAACCTTTCACCTAATGCATAGAAGTTATAGTAAAAACTGAAAAATCGTGTTGTTCAAAAATGATTATGCATTGTGgtaaaaactgaaaatttgtGGACAACATGACAAAGGTGAGTGTGCATCAATTAGACCAACAACTACTTTATTACGTGAGTCCCCTATTTTTTCTCTCCACTAATTCTTCTTACAGATATGctttttaacaaactttttaCTTTTAGTTAAAGTTCAATTTAAATTGCAAAACTTTAAGTGAGGTTTATTGAATGAGAAATAAGAATTTTTGgaaatttcactattttttaaccaataaggaaacatgtttattttttctcgTGTGCTTTTCAGTTGGGAATTTACAATTTCCAACAAAgtacatgcattttttttatctaaaaatattggttgctttagttattttttaatttttgtaagaaatttgGTTCATTTAGAACTCAAagtgtaatttttaataaattttagtgcataatgaaataaGTTCAAGAGACTATAAAAAAAGTGTGTTGTTAAAAAGAATGTTTGTGTACCTTTTTCAATTATACCCTTATATTGCAtagttaaaactattttaagtggtatttaataatttctaaagtTACTTATAGTGGAATGTTAGCACTACTTTTtagtaaaaacaaaatagaaaactaTTTGATCCGGGTATAAATGAAGTAGAATAGtacatgaaattataaaataagaaataaagataatttattttaaatttatataagttaaatatattttaatatgaatgtAAAAATCTGAATGTCTCAactaaaaattacttattttgcatgaatataaatatagattagATATAAGGATGGGTTTTAAAATTAAGGGGTTAATTGTTTAATTAGGCAGATTATGTTacaaaatatcacaaaaattgAAACAGTCTTCTCTTTAAGACAAATCACTCTTGATTTTTCACGTAGTTAGATAGACCATAGAAGATCATGCATGGGCCAAACCCGTCTCTTTCAATCATTCGgtgatttgaaaaaataaaataaaataacattataacTTTAAAATGGAAATCTACTAGAATTATTTATGTTGGATAGCAATCAAAACTAATAATTCATGTTGGATGAGAGCCAAACAAAGATATGCGATGTTAACACATATCGTATTCTAGTTTCAAGATAAACACCTTCTTCCTCTGTTCCCGTAGTTTCTtctattacttttataattttaaaaatatcaaagggtcacttttaataataatatgagtTTAAGTGGATTCGTGAGTCtattttcatttcttcattGTTTGTTAGTGGAGTTTTCATGTTAgattagaattttaattatgtgtttaaaaagtttaaattaattgaattcatttgtgttatttttttggCATATTCAATAAGCCActttagtaaaattataatttctgtTTCATTCATTGTTGGatcaagtttaaatttttagaaaagcTTGATGAGATATATGATTATTCATTTTGATAGTTGGAATCATGAATTGAAAGTCTTTGATAAGAGAAATCATTTTCACAATGTTGCTCTATtttaggtttttatttttttttctttaaatttgagaGCATTATTGCTTTGATGTATTGGATGGTTATAAacacttatttttgtttttatttgattatattatacatatatttgaTCTTGGTGGAGCTTGATTGGCTGACTTGTTCCAGGAGTTTATACTTCTCACATTTAGAGGattttttcacaataaaaatatcagtattctctttttgtaattattactaTCATTATCTATTATTGTTGATCCTCATAAATTCTTGCATGCAAGTTTGGAGAAATTATTTTCACTGCATACTttagtgttgttgttgttgttgttgtttttcccATAAGATATATTAGTATCAGAGCTCTTTGGTTTGAACtctatttacttgcttgaatgatgagAGGAAATACAAAGATGATTgctttaaatacaaattatcatttgtggaagggaaagatgaaagactTGTTTGTGAAGAAATAGTATTTTTCCCTCTTTGTTATGTAGAAGCCCAATTCTATGTCTAATCAAGAAAGAGACCTTGAGCACTAGATATATATTCAAGACAATGTTTATAATCACATTATTAATGAGGCATGTGTCAACTTTGTGGGAGGAGATTGAGTCTTCTTCtaataagttaattaataataaattgtatctATTGAATTACTTGATAAATTTGAGGTAGAGGAAGAGTTCTTCCATTTCATATCACTTAAAAGAGTTTTAAGAGCTCTTGATCAATTGTCAATAATAAGTATTAATTTTGATGATAAAGTTTTAGGACTATAATAATTGAATACtccaaaagttttacaaagaaataCTTTTAATATACAATGTATTACCATCAcattatttatacatattttattgtttaatatatatatatatatatatatatatatatatatatatatatattactaaaaataataataattataatatatctattataataaattatgaatatacaaatataacaattataaatatatataaaattaaaactaattaattaaaaataatataataatattattctaCAAAATTACATACacgtttaattataaattatataaatataaatataagttataataaatctatataaataaatatatcataattaaacTGTTGTTTCGTGATCATGATATAAAGGAATTAAATAAAGCATGTAGTCATTTAAAGAGGTAGACATGACTTAACGAATTTACAAGGGATAAAGTAGTGGCCAACTTATCAACCACAGAAAATTTTAGGGACTTAATTGCAACTATATTTCTTTGAAGAACTAGAGAGGCAACATTCATATTCTTTGGGGTGCAGAAGAAGTAGCCCACTccttttataagtaaaataattttcaatcttATTGGATATCGGGCCTTTGCTTCGtgcacacctcaaatatttaaacataCCTTTTTGTTTATATAGTGGAAAGTGTAAATGAGTGAAGGAAGTAATTTGAGAATGCATGTGCTGAATgaaatagaaattttaaaaaataattaaaacaactttaaaacatgTAGTCTAGAAACTTTGTTAACATTCCATAATGATGATTCTAGAAGGcattatttttcaatctagaattaactttttactattttaaagtATTCTAAAACGTCTAATAATAAGATTTATTATTACATAGTAAGCTTTgtagaatattttaaaattcattctaCAACTCCTTCTTGAAATAGTTTAGAATttgttttaacttataatttctgaaaaatttatattttgttaaaaaatattgtttccaaaaaaatccaaattagtTCCAAAACTGACTTTTATAGAAATCacatttcatttctttttcacttGATGATTCAAAACTCTCtttcttgtattatttttattagagatgacaaataaacttgaACTGTCAATATTGTCCAAATTTGTCCCcattttgatagaaaaattcTGCATTGATTGGGTATGGATATGGAGAATTccaaactttttcaattggatatgAGAATGAGCATAAGGATCTACATATCCCcaccataatactcgtccccgccatatctctgttgtcgtttaaattattaaaatattcataattaattaagtaaccctatatatatatatatactttctattttttatttcttctaattatttggtttgtcatgaaactcattcgcatctccaatatatttttcatcttatcataatctttatgaaattatgttaaaatgatgtatgttaatttaaaattttttatgtctcacatttgaatatttctattattttttaatatttctatttattttatattttattttcacatgaGAAAGTTTAATATTCTGAATTTAAGGGTTTAACcattcatttactaggtaatataaaaaaaatctttacttattattattaatttttgttttatttgaagaacttttttgtttcgttaaaataattttcgttatttttcaaccatatgatgatatttgaaaagttttcttagatctctcaggtattttcttcttatcatacccttaattatacatttattttttctttgtgcgatactttcaatagtctctcaaattatttctaagacatacattttttaattttttaatatttaatttttttttgtttatttttatcatgtaaaatactattttgatatattctatctaattattttttattttctaactcattatcaatcatactgtaacttttttattataattaaataaataacttttatttactacaatataaaaatttaatgtaattgtcaagaatatttttttatcaccatccaacatatatatatatatatatatatatatatatatatatatatatatatatatatatatatatatatatatatatataagttcaaaagataaaagatttatgtcaaaattgtattattatatttattatttgttctttgcgtcattttgatcaagtgatgtattattacttttattagaggataaaaaagatattcattagaatttaaaaagttgaagtaaacaaacatttaaaatatattttaatttgaatatttgttttctatttatattttcttaaaaataattttaaattttatcaactaggtttcattaatgtttgcagtttgcaaatttaataaatgttttggtaaACAACTATCtccctaatattgaatatttgataatattatgttttatttaccgtaattttttattattttataaaggcTTAAATAATGATTTGGTCCTAGTATtcgtttgtttttttttcaatttggtcataatatttgtcaattttattcaatttggtcttgtTCACTAAGACCATTAAAATAGTTAATGGACTGTGAACTGTcacatgtcattttgtgatcttttttaattttttaaaacttttttaatttaaaaaataaaattttttatgtaaaaaaatatccaCGTGTCAAGCTCATATCATGTCATGtgtaattttgtgatttttttaattttttttttaattttttaaatttaaatttttttttatttaaaaaaataatttcacgtgtcaagccaatatcatgtcacgtgtcagggtcagttttttatattcaatttggtcttaatatccattatttttttttcaatttggtcatatttttttttttaatttagcatTTTTgctcctctccaaattgagacaaaatttcctttgtatataaatgttatatggatATTCTTATTAATTGTTGGTTAATTTAgagttagagttggtttaaaattaaaaccaaaaatttcaaattagacAATAacatcattaatttaaaattttaagaggttaaaaatacttaatattatttttaatttcaatactttatattatttttaacctcttaaaatttaaaattaatggtgttattccctatattaattaacttcttaaggttttaaattaatggtgttattcCCTACTTTTAAAATCTTCGTTTTagttttaaaccaactctaactctaaattaaaccaacatttaataagaatattcatataacttttacatacaaattaaattttgtctcaatttggagagaaacaaaaatgctaaattaaaaaaaaaaaagattaggaccaaattgaaaaaaaaaaatgaatattaggatcaaaatgaatataaaaat
Encoded here:
- the LOC114164177 gene encoding serine/threonine-protein kinase HT1-like — protein: MKNLRWHKQISNSGKLGRRLSLGEYNRAVSWSKYLVSPGAEIKGEGEEEWSADMSQLLIGSKFASGRHSRIYRGVYKQKDVAIKLVSQPEEDEDLAAFLEKQFTSEVSLLLRLGHPNIITFIAACKKPPVFCIITEYLAGGSLGKFLHHQQPDILPQKLVLKLALDIARGMQYLHSQGILHRDLKSENLLLGEDMCVKVADFGISCLESQCGSAKGFTGTYRWMAPEMIKEKHHTKKVDVYSFGIVLWELLTGKTPFDNMTPEQAAFAVSHKNARPPLPCECPWAFSDLINRCWSSNPDKRPHFDEIVSILEFYTESLDQDSEFLSTYKPSPSSSSSNTILGCLPKCNARHKFGACKA